From Ipomoea triloba cultivar NCNSP0323 chromosome 5, ASM357664v1, the proteins below share one genomic window:
- the LOC116019156 gene encoding peroxidase 17-like — translation MMHITLVIFFLLNLGAIQAEIVELRPGFYSETCPEAEDIVRGVIKRNMEREPRSAASVMRLQFHDCFVNGCDASLLLDDTPEMLGEKLCLSNINSLRSYEVVDEAKEAVEMACPGVVSCADIIIMAARDAVVLSGGPNWEVKLGRIDSLTASQEDADNIMPSPRADATTLIDLFSKFNLSVKDLVALSGSHSIGQGRCFSIVFRLYNQSGTGRPDPTIEPKFREKLDKLCPLGGDGNVTGDLDATPQVFDNQYFKDLVNGRGFLNSDETLFTNPETRGYVVQYRRNESAFFEAFVEGMIKMGDLQSGRPGEIRRNCRVVNSWEPAKLFASY, via the exons ATGATGCATATAACGCTcgtcatcttcttcctcctcaaCTTGGGCGCGATACAGGCGGAGATCGTGGAGCTCCGGCCCGGATTTTACTCCGAGACGTGTCCAGAAGCGGAGGATATCGTGAGGGGCGTGATCAAGAGGAACATGGAAAGAGAACCCAGGAGCGCCGCCTCAGTGATGCGCTTGCAGTTTCACGATTGCTTTGTTAAC GGATGCGATGCGTCGTTGTTGTTGGATGATACGCCGGAGATGTTGGGAGAGAAGCTTTGTTTGTCGAATATAAATTCGCTGAGGTCATATGAAGTTGTTGATGAAGCTAAGGAAGCTGTGGAGATGGCCTGTCCTGGTGTTGTTTCCTGTGCTGATATCATAATCATGGCTGCCAGAGATGCTGTTGTTCTG AGTGGAGGACCTAACTGGGAAGTAAAGCTGGGAAGGATAGACAGCTTAACAGCAAGCCAAGAAGATGCAGACAATATCATGCCAAGCCCAAGAGCAGATGCAACCACTCTCATTGATCTGTTTAGCAAATTCAATCTGTCAGTGAAAGATCTGGTGGCACTTTCAGGGTCTCACTCCATAGGCCAAGGAAGGTGTTTTTCCATTGTGTTTCGGCTCTACAACCAGTCGGGGACAGGCCGTCCTGACCCGACCATCGAGCCAAAGTTCAGAGAAAAGCTGGACAAGCTTTGCCCGCTGGGCGGGGATGGAAATGTAACGGGGGACTTGGACGCAACGCCTCAAGTATTCGACAACCAGTATTTCAAGGACTTGGTGAATGGGAGAGGATTTCTGAATTCAGATGAAACACTTTTCACTAACCCTGAGACCAGAGGGTATGTGGTGCAGTATAGGAGAAATGAGAGTGCATTCTTTGAGGCATTTGTTGAGGGGATGATAAAAATGGGTGATCTTCAATCTGGGAGGCCTGGAGAGATTAGGAGAAACTGCAGAGTGGTCAATAGCTGGGAACCTGCAAAGTTGTTTGCTTCATATTGA
- the LOC116019454 gene encoding putative WEB family protein At1g65010, chloroplastic isoform X2, which produces MLRSKPRSGPVVDFAQRSHNSSIFTRTISASSRFCRGDALTSQIDSNALVSLPRQSSKTKHFSQEEEEVREMRERLSNTEMDKMAQQVEQEDYRALKSDLSSAQEELKAKDKIIKSLRMEVERGRGLEAKLAERDVGLGRLREELSNAKLREGHARDLVADHRRRIHELDDEIENMRLSESKVFDLLASQTKKFEESKIELEESKLEMAALLKKVEFLEASKNIHGSFDHREEDFHAAKDNWNQDEDEEEAGDIFVALKNELKQAIEAEERTRKAMDDLALALKEVATEAAEAKKKSSITELELSNLKEENERLKETLKSTEEKHQILLDEAKKQTELHINTIDRLTLEAEESLLAWNGREMGFVSCIKEAEEDNLRLTTALKEAEQSTMAAREETKQARDILKQAINEATAAKAAADIARVENSQLKDNIAEMEDALQFLSRENERLRINEADTNEKVEQHKQMLSSSLPPHHAKKHRRATSKTTTTTTEDYCSDKSEDDEYAEARGGGAGEQKTAAGAAPKAQSDGGVNTEDDQDSDFEKSSHNRRRRGAIFRKVGDLILRRSFSISRKEPSPEPALIENNTSIVKT; this is translated from the exons ATGTTACGTTCAAAACCAAG ATCTGGGCCGGTGGTTGATTTTGCACAGAGGAGCCATAATTCCTCCATCTTTACCAGGACGATTTCTGCTTCCTCCAGGTTTTGCAGAGGCGATGCGTTGACCTCTCAGATTGATTCCAACGCCCTTGTTTCTCTCCCACGCCAATCTTCTAAAACCAAACATTTTTCCCAG gaggaggaggaggtgagAGAGATGAGGGAAAGATTGAGCAATACAGAAATGGATAAAATGGCGCAGCAGGTAGAACAGGAGGATTACAGGGCATTGAAGAGCGATTTGTCGAGCGCGCAAGAGGAATTGAAGGCGAAAGACAAGATCATCAAGTCTCTGAGAATGGAGGTGGAGAGGGGGAGAGGATTAGAGGCTAAGCTGGCCGAGAGGGACGTAGGGTTAGGGAGATTGAGAGAGGAATTGAGCAACGCGAAGCTCCGGGAGGGGCACGCTAGGGATTTGGTCGCAGATCACCGGAGGCGAATTCACGAGCTAGACGACGAAATCGAGAACATGAGGCTATCCGAATCCAAGGTTTTTGATCTGTTAGCCTCCCAGACGAAGAAGTTCGAGGAGAGCAAGATCGAATTGGAAGAATCCAAGCTGGAAATGGCGGCGCTGCTTAAGAAGGTGGAGTTTCTGGAAGCTTCCAAGAACATTCATGGATCATTCGACCACAGGGAAGAAGATTTCCACGCAGCAAAAGATAATTGGAACCAGGACGAAGACGAGGAAGAAGCAGGAGACATATTCGTTGCGCTCAAGAATGAACTGAAGCAAGCAATTGAGGCAGAAGAAAGGACCAGAAAAGCCATGGACGATTTAGCATTGGCCTTGAAAGAAGTCGCAACAGAAGCCGCCGAGGCAAAGAAGAAAAGCAGCATTACCGAGCTAGAGCTCAGCAATCTAAAAGAGGAAAATGAGAGATTGAAAGAGACGCTTAAGAGCACAGAAGAAAAACACCAAATCCTTTTAGACGAGGCTAAGAAGCAAACAGAGCTGCACATCAACACCATAGATCGGCTGACATTAGAAGCCGAGGAATCCCTCCTGGCCTGGAACGGCAGAGAGATGGGATTCGTTAGCTGTATAAAGGAGGCCGAGGAAGATAACCTCAGACTCACCACAGCTCTCAAGGAAGCCGAGCAATCAACAATGGCCGCCCGGGAAGAAACAAAGCAAGCCAGAGACATCCTGAAACAGGCCATCAACGAAGCCACAGCCGCAAAAGCCGCCGCGGATATCGCCAGAGTAGAAAACTCACAGCTCAAAGACAACATCGCAGAAATGGAGGACGCCCTGCAATTCCTGTCCCGCGAGAACGAGCGCCTCAG GATCAACGAAGCCGATACCAACGAGAAAGTGGAGCAGCACAAACAAATGCTGTCGTCTTCACTGCCGCCCCACCACGCTAAGAAGCACCGGAGAGCGACTTCgaagacgacgacgacgacaacCGAAGACTACTGCAGCGACAAAAGCGAAGACGATGAATATGCGGAAGCAAGAGGCGGCGGCGCCGGCGAACAAAAGACGGCGGCGGGGGCGGCACCGAAAGCACAAAGCGATGGAGGAGTAAATACAGAAGACGATCAGGATTCAGATTTTGAAAAGTCGTCTCATaatagaagaagaagaggagctATATTTCGCAAAGTTGGAGACCTAATTCTCAGGAGGAGTTTCAGTATTAGCAGAAAAGAGCCTTCTCCCGAGCCAGCTCTCATTGAGAATAATACCTCCATTGTCAAAACCTGA
- the LOC116019454 gene encoding putative WEB family protein At1g65010, chloroplastic isoform X1 — MLRSKPRSGPVVDFAQRSHNSSIFTRTISASSRFCRGDALTSQIDSNALVSLPRQSSKTKHFSQEEEEEVREMRERLSNTEMDKMAQQVEQEDYRALKSDLSSAQEELKAKDKIIKSLRMEVERGRGLEAKLAERDVGLGRLREELSNAKLREGHARDLVADHRRRIHELDDEIENMRLSESKVFDLLASQTKKFEESKIELEESKLEMAALLKKVEFLEASKNIHGSFDHREEDFHAAKDNWNQDEDEEEAGDIFVALKNELKQAIEAEERTRKAMDDLALALKEVATEAAEAKKKSSITELELSNLKEENERLKETLKSTEEKHQILLDEAKKQTELHINTIDRLTLEAEESLLAWNGREMGFVSCIKEAEEDNLRLTTALKEAEQSTMAAREETKQARDILKQAINEATAAKAAADIARVENSQLKDNIAEMEDALQFLSRENERLRINEADTNEKVEQHKQMLSSSLPPHHAKKHRRATSKTTTTTTEDYCSDKSEDDEYAEARGGGAGEQKTAAGAAPKAQSDGGVNTEDDQDSDFEKSSHNRRRRGAIFRKVGDLILRRSFSISRKEPSPEPALIENNTSIVKT; from the exons ATGTTACGTTCAAAACCAAG ATCTGGGCCGGTGGTTGATTTTGCACAGAGGAGCCATAATTCCTCCATCTTTACCAGGACGATTTCTGCTTCCTCCAGGTTTTGCAGAGGCGATGCGTTGACCTCTCAGATTGATTCCAACGCCCTTGTTTCTCTCCCACGCCAATCTTCTAAAACCAAACATTTTTCCCAG gaggaggaggaggaggtgagAGAGATGAGGGAAAGATTGAGCAATACAGAAATGGATAAAATGGCGCAGCAGGTAGAACAGGAGGATTACAGGGCATTGAAGAGCGATTTGTCGAGCGCGCAAGAGGAATTGAAGGCGAAAGACAAGATCATCAAGTCTCTGAGAATGGAGGTGGAGAGGGGGAGAGGATTAGAGGCTAAGCTGGCCGAGAGGGACGTAGGGTTAGGGAGATTGAGAGAGGAATTGAGCAACGCGAAGCTCCGGGAGGGGCACGCTAGGGATTTGGTCGCAGATCACCGGAGGCGAATTCACGAGCTAGACGACGAAATCGAGAACATGAGGCTATCCGAATCCAAGGTTTTTGATCTGTTAGCCTCCCAGACGAAGAAGTTCGAGGAGAGCAAGATCGAATTGGAAGAATCCAAGCTGGAAATGGCGGCGCTGCTTAAGAAGGTGGAGTTTCTGGAAGCTTCCAAGAACATTCATGGATCATTCGACCACAGGGAAGAAGATTTCCACGCAGCAAAAGATAATTGGAACCAGGACGAAGACGAGGAAGAAGCAGGAGACATATTCGTTGCGCTCAAGAATGAACTGAAGCAAGCAATTGAGGCAGAAGAAAGGACCAGAAAAGCCATGGACGATTTAGCATTGGCCTTGAAAGAAGTCGCAACAGAAGCCGCCGAGGCAAAGAAGAAAAGCAGCATTACCGAGCTAGAGCTCAGCAATCTAAAAGAGGAAAATGAGAGATTGAAAGAGACGCTTAAGAGCACAGAAGAAAAACACCAAATCCTTTTAGACGAGGCTAAGAAGCAAACAGAGCTGCACATCAACACCATAGATCGGCTGACATTAGAAGCCGAGGAATCCCTCCTGGCCTGGAACGGCAGAGAGATGGGATTCGTTAGCTGTATAAAGGAGGCCGAGGAAGATAACCTCAGACTCACCACAGCTCTCAAGGAAGCCGAGCAATCAACAATGGCCGCCCGGGAAGAAACAAAGCAAGCCAGAGACATCCTGAAACAGGCCATCAACGAAGCCACAGCCGCAAAAGCCGCCGCGGATATCGCCAGAGTAGAAAACTCACAGCTCAAAGACAACATCGCAGAAATGGAGGACGCCCTGCAATTCCTGTCCCGCGAGAACGAGCGCCTCAG GATCAACGAAGCCGATACCAACGAGAAAGTGGAGCAGCACAAACAAATGCTGTCGTCTTCACTGCCGCCCCACCACGCTAAGAAGCACCGGAGAGCGACTTCgaagacgacgacgacgacaacCGAAGACTACTGCAGCGACAAAAGCGAAGACGATGAATATGCGGAAGCAAGAGGCGGCGGCGCCGGCGAACAAAAGACGGCGGCGGGGGCGGCACCGAAAGCACAAAGCGATGGAGGAGTAAATACAGAAGACGATCAGGATTCAGATTTTGAAAAGTCGTCTCATaatagaagaagaagaggagctATATTTCGCAAAGTTGGAGACCTAATTCTCAGGAGGAGTTTCAGTATTAGCAGAAAAGAGCCTTCTCCCGAGCCAGCTCTCATTGAGAATAATACCTCCATTGTCAAAACCTGA